The genomic segment TGTATACTATATATATTCGACATTGATGTCCTAAAATCCTTTTTGAATATGAAAAAAAACACTCCAATTTTAAATTAGAGTGTTTTACATTTTATGTTTGTCAACGGTCTGAAGCATGTAACTAATTACATGCTTTCATTATATTAAATCATCTCCTACGGAGCTGCAATATTAACCTATAGGGCTTTTAAATCCATTACCTTCAACCTCAGCTATATCAATTATAGAAATAAAAGCTTCTTGGTCTATAACTTTTATTACTCTCTTAATTTGTGGTAGTTGACCCAATGAAACAACACAATACACTATATTTTTTCTATGTTTAGTATATGCGCCTTCTCCATATAAAATAGTTACTCCTCTATTAAAATTACTCATTATCGCATCACTTACTTCTTTTTCTTTTTCTGATACTATTAAAAGCATTTTTCGTCGGTTTAATCCATTCATAACTTTTTCCATAACAGCCACCGTAATATACATAGAAATCAGAGTATATAATCCAACTTTAAAATTAAATAATACAGATCCAACAGCTACAATTAAGAAATTTATTGTAAAGCTCATTATACCTATTTCTATATCATATTTCTTTTTAGCATATATAGCTAAAATATCCATACCACCTGTAGATCCTTCATTAGAAAAAACAATTCCAGTCCCTATACCTGAAAGTATCCCGCCATATATACAGTAAAGAAGTCTATAAGACTCTTCAACAGGAGCAAGAACATTATTTAAAGATGAGGTAAGCATTAAACAAACCGATAGCGAAATGGTCCCCAATATCGTAAATGCAGTGAATTTCTTATTTATTTTTAATATACTTAATATAAGAAGTGGAATATTAAATATCAATAATGTAATACCCATTGGAAGATTGAAAATATACTGTAACATTAGCCCTATTCCTGAAAGCCCTCCACTAAGAAGCTTATTTGGAATTATAAATAAATTTATTGCAACCGCTAAAATAAAAGTGCCTAAAATAATAAGAACTATTTTCTTAAATAAATCTTTAAAATCAGTGCTAGATACCTTTTTCATAAACTATCTCCTTGTCTTTCTCTGAAATACAAAACAGCTATTAATTGGTTTGTACCATATATTTTTGTATCTTCTTCTATTATTATATACCATTTAACACTTAAAACAAGCAGAAGTACCATCCTATATTTTTATAATTTATACAATGAAAATAACAACTTATTTTATGAAAATAAATGCATTTATGTTACACTTAATTGAGGTGATTTTATGAATAATTTAGTAAATGATTGGAACGAGCTCTTATTAGAAGAATCTAATAAAGATTATTATTTAAAATTAAGATATTTTTTAAAAGAAGAATATGAAAAGGCGCAAATATATCCTGAAATGCAGGATATATTTAATTCACTTAAATATACGGCATATAATGATGTAAAAATTGTTATACTTGGTCAAGATCCTTACCATGGACCTAGCCAAGCTCACGGTTTAAGTTTTTCTGTAAAAACAAATGTACCCATTCCCCCTTCTTTATTAAATATATATAAGGAATTAAATAATGATGTAGGCTGTTATATTCCTAATCACGGTTATTTAAAGAAATGGGCTGATCAGGGTGTTCTGCTCTTAAATACCGTTCTTACTGTTAGATCCGGAGAGGCTAATTCACATAAAAATAAAGGTTGGGAACATTTTACGGACAAAATCATTGCTTTATTAAACGAGAAAACAGAGCCTATAGTTTTTATTTTATGGGGGAACAATGCTCAGACAAAACAATCTCTTGTAACAAATCCAATACACTACATAATAAAGTCTGTTCACCCAAGCCCATTATCCGCATATAGAGGTTTTTTTAATAGTAAACCTTTTTCTGATGCTAATAATTTTTTAACTTCGGTAGGCGAAAAAAACATCGATTGGCAAATTGAAAATTTATAAATATATCACTCCAACTAAAAAAAACGTCTTAGAATTATCTAAGACGTTTTTGGTGGCTAGACCAGGAATCGAACCAGGGACACGAGGATTTTCAGTCCTCTGCTCTACCGACTGAGCTATCCAGCCACATTACCTGGCGACAACCTACTCTTCCACAAGGTCACCCCTGCAGTACCATCGGCGCATTGAAGCTTAACCTTCGTGTTCGGTATGGGAACGGGTGTTACCTTCATGCCATAATCACCAGATTGAGAATATAAATATTCTCTGAAAATTGCACAGTGAATTAGTCTTTTCGCTCACGCTCAAAGCCTCGCTTCTTTCTTACGAAAGAAGTATATCGCATTACTTTTAATTATATATTTAGGTCAAGCCCTCGACTTATTAGTATTAGTCAGCTGAACATGTTACCATGCTTACACCTCTAACCTATCAACCTGGTGGTCTTCCAGGAGTCTTACTAACACCGCACTTACGTGCGAGTTATGGGAAATCTCATCTCAGGGTGGGCTTCACGCTTAGATGCTTTCAGCGTTTATCCCTTCCAAACATAGCTACCCAGCGATGCCACTGGCGTGACAACTGGTGCACCAGAGGTTTGTCCATCCCGGTCCTCTCGTACTAAGGACAGCTCCCTTCAAATTTCCTACGCCCGCGACGGATAGGGACCGAACTGTCTCACGACGTTCTGAACCCAGCTCGCGTGCCGCTTTAATGGGCGAACAGCCCAACCCTTGGGACCTACTTCAGCCCCAGGATGCGACGAGCCGACATCGAGGTGCCAAACCTCCCCGTCGATGTGGACTCTTGGGGGAGATCAGCCTGTTATCCCCGAGGTAGCTTTTATCCGTTGAGCGATGGCCCTCCCACGAGGTACCACCGGATCACTAAGCCCGACTTTCGTCCCTGCTCCACTTGTAAGTGTCGCAGTCAGGCTCCCTTCTGCCTTTGCACTCTTCGCGCGATTTCCAACCGCGCTGAGGGAACCTTTGGGCGCCTCCGTTACTTTTTTGGAGGCGACCGCCCCAGTCAAACTGCCCACCTAACAATGTCCTGTGACCAGATTCATGGCCTCCAGTTAGAACCTCAGTACTGTCAGGGTGGTATCCCAAGGATGACTCCACACAGGCTGACGCCCATGTTTCTCAGTCTCCCACCTATCCTGTACAGACAATACCGAAATTCAATGCTAAGCTACAGTAAAGCTCTACGGGGTCTTTCCGTCCAATCGCGGGTAGCAAGCATCTTCACTTGCACTACAATTTCGCCGGATGTGTTGTTGAGACAGTGCCCAAATCATTACGCCATTCGTGCGGGTCGGAACTTACCCGACAAGGAATTTCGCTACCTTAGGACCGTTATAGTTACGGCCGCCGTTTACTGGGGCTTAAGTTCATACCTTCGCTTGCGCTAAGTAATCCCCTTAACCTTCCAGCACCGGGCAGGCGTCAGCCCCTATACATCAGCTTTCGCTTTAGCAGAGACCTGTGTTTTTGCTAAACAGTTGCTTGGGCCTATTCTCTGCGACCTACTTACGTAGGCACCCCTTCTCCCGAAGTTACGGGGTCAATTTGCCGAGTTCCTTAACAACAATTCTTCCGATGGTCTTAGGATTCTCTCCTCACCTACCTGTGTCGGTTTGCGGTACGGGCACCAATATCCTCGATAGAGACTTTTCTTGGCAGCGTGGAATCAGATACTTCAGGAATAAATTCCCTTCCCCATAACATCTCAGCGTTAAGAGCAAACGGATTTGCCTGCTTGCTCCGCCTAAATGCTTAGACACACATCCAATAGTGTGCACATCTTATCCTCCTGCGTCATCCCATTTCTAATAACGTCCATTGGTGGTATCGGAATATCAACCGATTGTCCATCACCTACGCCTTTCGGCCTCGGCTTAGGTCCCGACTAACCCTGAGAGGACGAGCCTTCCTCAGGAAACCTTAGGTTTTCGACCGTTAAGATTCTCACTTAACTCTCGCTACTCATGCCAACATTCTCACTTCTGTACCGTCCACCACTCCTTACGGTATGACTTCAGCCAGTACAGAAAGCTCCTCTACCGCGTACACAATTGTGTACACCCATAGCTTCGGTGGTAAGTTTTAGCCCCGGACATCTTCGGCGCAGGATCTCTTGACTAGTGAGCTATTACGCACTCTTTAAATGAGTGGCTGCTTCTGAGCCAACATCCTAGTTGTCTTAGAAATCCCACATCCTTTTCCACTTAACTTACACTTTGGGACCTTAGCTGATGGTCTGGGCTGTTTCCCTTTTGACTACGGATCTTATCATTCGCAGTCTGACTGCCGAAATAAAAGTATATGGCATTCGGAGTTTGATAGGGTTCAGTAACTGTTGTCAGCCCCTAGCCCATTCAGTGCTCTACCTCCATTACTCAATTAATCGACGCTAGCCCTAAAGCTATTTCGAGGAGAACCAGCTATCTCCGAGTTCGATTGGAATTTCTCCGCTATCCACAGCTCATCCCATGGTTTTTCAACACCAACGTGGTTCGGACCTCCACGGAATTTTACTTCCGCTTCATCCTGGCCATGGATAGGTCACCCGGTTTCGGGTCTACGACATGCAACTATGCGCCCTATTCAGACTTGGTTTCCCTTCGGCTCCGTACCTTAAGTACTTAACCTTGCTACATATCGTAACTCGTTGGCTCGTTCTACAAAAAGCACGCCGTCACACATATAAAGTGCTTCGACCGGTTGTAGGCACACGGTTTCAGGTTCTATTTCACTCCCCTTCCGGGGTTCTTTTCACCTTTCCCTCACGGTACTTCTTCACTATCGGTCACTAGGTAGTATTTAGCCTTGGGAGGTGGTCCTCCCAGCTTCCCACAAGGTTTCACGTGTCTCGTGGTACTCTGGATTAGATCTGACTGTTTTTCCTTTTCATTTACAGGCCTATTACCTTCTGCGGAGCAGCTTTCCAGCTATCTTCAATTAAGGAATTGCAGTATTTATGATCTATCCTCAACCCCCAGATCAAAGACCTGGGTTTGGGCTCTTTCCCTTTCGCTCGCCGCTACTTAGGAAATCGATGTTTCTTTCTCTTCCTCCGGGTACTTAGATGTTTCAGTTCCCCGGGTCTACCTCTGCATACCTATTTATTCAGTATGCAGTACATAGTTGTTACTATGTGGGTTCCCCCATTCGGAAATCTTTGGATCACAGGCTATTTGCGCCTACCCAAAGCTTATCGCAGCTTAACGCGTCCTTCTTCGGCTCCTAGTGCCAAGGCATTCGCCATGCGCCCTTTGTAGCTTGACCTTGATTCTGTCTATTTACATAGACGGTTATATTAATTTTGCGAAATTGTATTAAATTAATTTATAAACTACTTGCGTAGTTTTAATTTTTTTAAAACAACTTTTTTCACTGTGCAATTTTCAAAGAACATTTTAAGAAAAACTATTCATTATCTAACTCCTAAGAGTTAGATAAAATTAGTCTCTCAAAATTAAACAGAGAACTAGGTACGATTAATTACAATAGATATTTTTGAAGAATAAATTAATATTCTTCTATTGCATCGACCGAAGTCAATACATCTACTCCCTAGAAAGGAGGTGATCCAGCCGCAGGTTCTCCTACGGCTACCTTGTTACGACTTCACCCCAATCATCAATCCCACCTTCGGCCGCTGGCTCCTTACGGTTACCTCACGGACTTCGGGTGTTACCAACTCTCATGGTGTGACGGGCGGTGTGTACAAGGCCCGGGAACGTATTCACCGCGACATGCTGATTCGCGATTACTAGCAACTCCGGCTTCATGTAGGCGAGTTGCAGCCTACAATCCGAACTGGGATGAGTTTTTGAGTTTGGCTCCACCTTGCGGTCTTGCATCTCTTTGTACTCACCATTGTAGCACGTGTGTAGCCCTAGACATAAGGGGCATGATGATTTGACGTCATCCCCACCTTCCTCCCGGTTAACCCGGGCAGTCTCACTAGAGTGCTCAACTTAATGGTAGCAACTAATGATAAGGGTTGCGCTCGTTGCGGGACTTAACCCAACATCTCACGACACGAGCTGACGACAACCATGCACCACCTGTCACCCTGTCCCGAAGGACTTCGCCCATCTCTGGGTTATGCAGGGGATGTCAAGTCTAGGTAAGGTTCTTCGCGTTGCTTCGAATTAAACCACATGCTCCGCTGCTTGTGCGGGCCCCCGTCAATTCCTTTGAGTTTTAATCTTGCGATCGTACTCCCCAGGCGGAATACTTAATGTGTTAACGGCGGCACCGAGGTTCGACCCCCGACACCTAGTATTCATCGTTTACGGCGTGGACTACCAGGGTATCTAATCCTGTTTGCTCCCCACGCTTTCATGCCTCAGCGTCAGTTACAGTCCAGTAAGTCGCCTTCGCCACTGGTGTTCTTCCTAATCTCTACGCATTTCACCGCTACACTAGGAATTCCACTTACCTCTCCTGCACTCTAGACACCCAGTTTCAAATGCAGCACCCAAGTTAAGCTCGGGTATTTCACATCTGACTTAAATGTCCGCCTACGCATCCTTTACGCCCAGTAAATCCGGACAACGCTTGCCACCTACGTATTACCGCGGCTGCTGGCACGTAGTTAGCCGTGGCTTCCTCCTCTGGTACCGTCATTATCGTCCCAGAAGACAGAACTTTACAACCCGAAGGCCTTCATCATTCACGCGGCGTTGCTGCGTCAGGGTTTCCCCCATTGCGCAATATTCCCCACTGCTGCCTCCCGTAGGAGTCTGGACCGTGTCTCAGTTCCAATGTGGCCGATCACCCTCTCAGGTCGGCTACGCATCGTCGCCTTGGTGAGCCGTTACCTCACCAACTAGCTAATGCGCCGCGGGTCCATCTCAAAGTGGAATTTTCCGAAGAAAAATCCTTTGATGTTTCGATCATGCGACCAAAACATATTATGCGGTATTAATCTCCCTTTCGGGAGGCTATTCCCCTCTTTGAGGCAGGTTACCCACGTGTTACTCACCCGTCCGCCGCTAATCCACCCCGAAAGGTTTCATCGCTCGACTTGCATGTGTTAGGCACGCCGCCAGCGTTCGTCCTGAGCCAGGATCAAACTCTCAATTTAAAAGTTTACACTTTTTTAGTTGAAATGATTAATCTGCGACAACTGTTAAGTCGTTTAATCAACAATTAAGTTGATTCGCAAGCTCATTACATACTTTTAGTCTTACGACTAAATTTTACTTTATACTAAAGTAATTAACTGGTTTAACGAAATATTATTTCGCTATCTTTACCTATTTCTCTGTTTAATTTTCAAAGACCAATTTACTTTGTCATCATGTGACGACCTCTACTACTCTACCAGTTATTTAATCATCTGTCAACAGTTTTTTAATCTTTTAATTTAAATTCTCTGTTGTAATGATTACTTTCTCGCAGCTAAACTGTAGCAACATGTAATATCTTATCATAATTATTTTTATCTGTTTTATGATGCGTATTACTTATCTTAATATAAGTGCACAATAATCTTATTTTCTTACTTATTCTACGTTTTTCTCATATTGATACACTAGGATTAGTATACATATCATATACTTGTAAACTCATCCTAAACGCTTAAATTCATAAAAATATCTATTCCAATAGCCATTCTAGTTATAAATAAAATTTCAATCATATTAGATTAGTTAACTGTTTTTAACCTTATAAAAAACCATTTGATCTCTCCATTCACCATTTATGTATAAATGTTTTTCACTTATACCAAGTTCTTTAAACCCACAACTACTTAAAACTCTTTGTGACTTTTCATTATCTATTAAAGTAGTTGCTTCTATTCTATGAAGCTCTAATTCTTCAAAAGCATATTTCATTACAAGTTTAACTGATTCTTTCATATATCCCTTACTTTGTTCCTTTTCATCCATAGAATAACCTATAAACGCATTTTTAAAACTGCCCATCACTATATTCGATATCTTTATTTTGCCAATAAGTTTGTTATTCTTGTATATCCCAAAATTCACAACATTACCATTCAAAAATTGTTTATAGCTCTCTACTAAAGTACGTTTTTGGCTCTCTAAAGTATAAAACGTCTCATCTCTAGACGGTTCAAAAGGCCTTAGAAATTTTCTGTTTCTTAAATGAAACTCTAACACTTCTTCCGCATCGCTTGGAATTAATGCATGAATCTTAATATTCATTCCCTTAATTGTAAGTTCTCTTTTTATTGAATTTTTTTTAAGTCCAAACTCATTTATACCAAACATCATTTCTGATTGATATTCAGATTTATTTACTACACTATCTGTGATAATACCTTCTAACTGAAATCCTAAATCAATAAAAGCACTAATATTTATACTTTCATGAACCATAACATTTACTTTGTTTAATCCCATATTTTTAAACAAAATACCCAGCATAAGATTTAACGTATCTTTTAAATACTCATAACCCCCATTATTGTGGTTATGAAATTTCAATCTAAACTGACAAAACTTATTTTTTTTATCTAATTCAACTATAAATATTCTTCCTAGTATAATATAATTACTATCCTTTATTATATACTCTCTATCATTACCTTTTAAAGCTTCTAAATTTACGTACTTACCTTTGTTCATCTTAAGCCCCTTTATCTACACTAAAATCATTAATTAAAGTTTAATAGTTGCTTTTCTTCATACCATTTATTATAACATAACCAATTATAATATTATATTTTTCTTCAATAGCTTTTAATTTTTTGTTATACTTGTAGCATAGTTGAAAAATAATTATAGAAGAAAGGTTTGAGCACAATGAATAAGCAAAATATTAATAAATTAAAACTTTTTCTAATGGGCCTAGAAAATAGATTTTCTGAAAACTGTTCAATATTTAAACAAATTGATACTACCTATATAACAGGTCTAAAAGAGTTTAAAGGAACAGGTATTTATGATAATGGAAATATTAAATATAATTTTAATGGAAAAACAGAAACTTTGAGTATAAATCAATTATTTTCTAACATAACTAAAGAAGCCGAAAGCTATGAATGCTCATCTCTAGTTTATAGTGAAAGAGGTTCTTCAATTTTAATCTCTGCAGATAATAAAAATGTAACTATGAAGAGCTTAAATGTGGATTTCGTAGAGGATGAAGACTTAAATACTATTTCTTCTAAATTACCCTCTACTCATATTAGTAGAACTACCTCCACTCTTTTGAATAGAGATTACTATATAAAGATTGGTAGTGCAGATGCTTTGTTAAAAGAAATAGGCATAATGAGTAAAGATGGTAAAATTAAAAATGATAAAATAAGAAAATATAATCAAATTGATCACTATGTAGAACTCTTAGAAGGAATTTTAGATAAGCTCCCACAACATCAAGTTATAAATATATTAGATTGTGGTTGTGGAAAATCCTATTTATCATTTGTACTAAACTATTATTTAACTGAAGTTAAAAAGAAAAAATGCCATTTTATTGGGCTAGATTACTCTAAATCTATAATAGACTCATCTATAAACATGGCCAAAAACTTAAATTACAGGAATATGGAGTTCCATGCTATTGATATTAAAGATTATGAACCTGATAAAACTATACATGTAGTATTATCATTACACGCTTGTGACACTGCTACAGATATGGCATTAGCTCTAGGTATCAGAGTAAACTCTAATATAATCATCGCAGTTCCATGCTGCCATCGAGAATTTTTAAAGCAATATTCTTATGAACCCTTTAAAAACATACTAAAGCAGGGTGTATTTAAATCGAGAATGGCCGATATTTTAACAGATGGAATGCGTTCATTACTGCTAGAAGCTAAAGGATATGATGTTTCTGTAGTAGAATATATATCTCCTCTTGAAACACCTAAAAATCTAATGATAAGAGCCATAAAGACAAGTGAAGAAAATGATACAGCTATGGATGAATATATATCTTTAATGAGTAATTTAAATGTTTATCCAGCGTTATATTCGTTTTTGAATTAATGGTAAATATATTTACACAAATAATTTTCAACAAAAATAAGAGTGCATTAATTTTCACTCTTATTTTTGTTCATCCCAATAACATTAAATATTAATTTTTCTTTTTAACGACATTTCAGAAGGAAAGTCTCCCACTTCTATAAGTTGGAGTATAAATCCCCTTCTGGAGTCGTTAGTTCATCTTCTTCGAAGCTGTTCAGCTCCGCAGGAGATGATTTAATTAAATCCTTAATAACTTCTCCACCAAGTATCATTCCTGCTACTGGAGGAACGAAAGATATACTACCTGGAATTTGTCTTTTTATAGCACACTTTTTTGAACCTCCTGTACATACACAACCTTCTTTGCATGTTATAACCTCCTCTAACTTCGGCCTCATAGGGGTTTCCTCTGAGTAAACAACCTTTAAGCTATCAATATTTCTCTTTCTTAGCTCCTGTCTTATAACCCTTGCAAGTGGACATACTTTTGTATCATAAATATCTGCGACTCTAAATAGCGTTGGATCTAATTTATTTCCAGTCCCTAAACAGCATATAATATTGATATTACGTTTTCTGCAGTGTTCAACTAATGATATTTTTGAAGCTACTGTATCGATAGCATCTACTACATAATCTGTGTCCTCAGTAATTATATCTCCCATATTATCTGCAGTTACGAATGTTTCATGAGTGATAACTTCACATTTAGGATTTATTTCGAGTATTCTATCCTTCATTACTAAAACCTTACTTTTACCTATAGTTTTAAATGTAGCATGTATTTGTCTATTTAAGTTTGTTAAACAAATTGTATCATCATCTATTAATACCAATTTCCCAACACCTGCTCTTACTAGTGCTTCAACTGTATAACTACCAACTCCACCTATTCCAAAAACTACTACTTTACTTTCTCGTAATTTATTTAAACTGTCCATACCTATGAGTAATTCTGTTCTTGACAATGAATGCTGTGGCATATGTTTCTCTCTCCTTTGAAATATATCTTATTTTAAGTATTATATGTTTTCATATTATAAAATTTATTAATAAAACAAATCAATTTCATAATTTAATTATACCCTATATATTTAAAAAGACCACGCATATGCGTGGTCTTTTTCCATTTCAACAGTTTTATTCTTATCATGATGTTAGATTATAGTTCGTGGACAAATATTCCACTTTGTAATTTAGGTTCAAACCAAGTTGATTTAGGAGGCATTACTTTCCCCGCATTTGCTATATCCATTAGATCATCCATAGTTGTAGGACACATAGAAAATGCAACTTTCATTCCTTCTCTAACCCTTCTTTCTAATTCCCCAAGCCCTCTTATTCCACCTATGAAATCGATTCTTGAATTTGTTCTTGGATCATCAATATCTAAAATCGGATCTAGTAAATTCTTTTGAAGTATTGATACATCTAATCTTTCAACTGGATCACTCATATTAAAAGTCCCTTCTTTTGCTGACAGTTTGTACCATTTTCCCTCTAAGAACATTCCGTATGTTCTTTGCACTTCTGGTTTAAATTGGCCTTTACCTTCATATGGAGTTATATCAAATTTGTCAGTAACTTTATTTAAAAAATCTTCTGAAGAATTTCCATTTAAATCTGAAACAACTCTATTATAATCCATTACGTATAAATCATTATCTGGGAATATAACCGATAGGAAGAAATTAAATTCCTCATCACCAGTGTATGCTGGGTTATCTTTTCTTCTCTTTAGTCCAACTTTAACAGCTGAAGCTGATCTATGATGTCCGTCAGCTATATATAAATAATCTGTTTGCGTAAATACAGCTGATAGCTTATTTATAATTGCTTCCTCATCTATAACCCAAATAATTTGTGATACTCCATCTTCTGATTTATAATCATATACTGGTGTTTTTGTTTCTGTCCAATTTTTAACTATACTATCTATTTCATCTTTATGTCTATATGTTAAAAATATTGGTCCAGTATTACAATTTGTATAATCAACATGATTAAATCTATCAAGCTCTTTATCCGATCTTGTTAGCTCATGTTTTTTAATTGTATTATTTATATAATCATCAATTGAAGCACAAGCAACTATACCAGTTTGAGGTCTTCCATTCATTATTTGTCTATATATATACATACAAGGTTTTTCATCTTGCATATACACTTTATCGCTAATCATTTTTTGAAGATTTTCTCTGGCTTTCAAATAAACTTGCTCACTGTGCGTATCTATACCTTGTGGTAAATCTATTTCTGGTTTATCGACATGTAGAAATGAATAAGGTTTTCCTTTTACCATTTCTCTAGCCTCTTCACTATCCATAACATCATAAGGGAGAGCTGCTACTTTCTCTACTAAACCTAATTGCGGTCTGTATGCTTTAAATGACTTTACTACTGCCATGATTATCCCTCCTGTGATTAATTAATTTATTTGAAAAATTCTAAAATAATACTTATTATCTCGGTACCTATTCTTGTTTGAGCTTCCTGCGTTGCAGCTCCAATATGTGGTGTTACAGAAACCTTTGGATGGTTAACTAAAGTTTCATTTTTAGTTGGTTCTTCAACAAAAACATCTACTCCAGCTCCTGCTAATTTGCCATTATCTAAAGCTTCTACTAAAGCATCTTCATCAACTACTCCACCTCTAGCACAGTTAATTAAGAATGATCCATCCTTCATCATATCTAATTGGTCTTTTCCTATAGTAGCCCCTTGATCTTTAATGAATGGTATATGTAATGATAAATAATCTGCTCTTTTTAATACATCATTTAACTCACAGAATTCGTACTCATCACAATCCTTAGCTTTACCTATTATATCTGTATATATGACCGTCATGCCAAGTGCAAATGCTTTTTTAGCTAGTTCTCTTGATATTCTTCCA from the Clostridium sp. CM027 genome contains:
- a CDS encoding DUF1015 domain-containing protein yields the protein MAVVKSFKAYRPQLGLVEKVAALPYDVMDSEEAREMVKGKPYSFLHVDKPEIDLPQGIDTHSEQVYLKARENLQKMISDKVYMQDEKPCMYIYRQIMNGRPQTGIVACASIDDYINNTIKKHELTRSDKELDRFNHVDYTNCNTGPIFLTYRHKDEIDSIVKNWTETKTPVYDYKSEDGVSQIIWVIDEEAIINKLSAVFTQTDYLYIADGHHRSASAVKVGLKRRKDNPAYTGDEEFNFFLSVIFPDNDLYVMDYNRVVSDLNGNSSEDFLNKVTDKFDITPYEGKGQFKPEVQRTYGMFLEGKWYKLSAKEGTFNMSDPVERLDVSILQKNLLDPILDIDDPRTNSRIDFIGGIRGLGELERRVREGMKVAFSMCPTTMDDLMDIANAGKVMPPKSTWFEPKLQSGIFVHEL
- a CDS encoding GNAT family N-acetyltransferase, which produces MNKGKYVNLEALKGNDREYIIKDSNYIILGRIFIVELDKKNKFCQFRLKFHNHNNGGYEYLKDTLNLMLGILFKNMGLNKVNVMVHESINISAFIDLGFQLEGIITDSVVNKSEYQSEMMFGINEFGLKKNSIKRELTIKGMNIKIHALIPSDAEEVLEFHLRNRKFLRPFEPSRDETFYTLESQKRTLVESYKQFLNGNVVNFGIYKNNKLIGKIKISNIVMGSFKNAFIGYSMDEKEQSKGYMKESVKLVMKYAFEELELHRIEATTLIDNEKSQRVLSSCGFKELGISEKHLYINGEWRDQMVFYKVKNS
- a CDS encoding D-2-hydroxyacid dehydrogenase, which translates into the protein MIRVLVTDSMEKNAVKELKAKGFEVVEKFYEPEVLGEALKSFDVIVVRSATKVRKPIIDKAAEAGRLKLIIRGGVGVDNIDVAYAREKGINVSNTPNASSASVAELTLAHMFAVSRFVNISNVSMRQGKWDKKKYVGVEIAGKTLGLVGFGRISRELAKKAFALGMTVIYTDIIGKAKDCDEYEFCELNDVLKRADYLSLHIPFIKDQGATIGKDQLDMMKDGSFLINCARGGVVDEDALVEALDNGKLAGAGVDVFVEEPTKNETLVNHPKVSVTPHIGAATQEAQTRIGTEIISIILEFFK
- a CDS encoding uracil-DNA glycosylase, with product MNNLVNDWNELLLEESNKDYYLKLRYFLKEEYEKAQIYPEMQDIFNSLKYTAYNDVKIVILGQDPYHGPSQAHGLSFSVKTNVPIPPSLLNIYKELNNDVGCYIPNHGYLKKWADQGVLLLNTVLTVRSGEANSHKNKGWEHFTDKIIALLNEKTEPIVFILWGNNAQTKQSLVTNPIHYIIKSVHPSPLSAYRGFFNSKPFSDANNFLTSVGEKNIDWQIENL
- a CDS encoding YitT family protein — translated: MKKVSSTDFKDLFKKIVLIILGTFILAVAINLFIIPNKLLSGGLSGIGLMLQYIFNLPMGITLLIFNIPLLILSILKINKKFTAFTILGTISLSVCLMLTSSLNNVLAPVEESYRLLYCIYGGILSGIGTGIVFSNEGSTGGMDILAIYAKKKYDIEIGIMSFTINFLIVAVGSVLFNFKVGLYTLISMYITVAVMEKVMNGLNRRKMLLIVSEKEKEVSDAIMSNFNRGVTILYGEGAYTKHRKNIVYCVVSLGQLPQIKRVIKVIDQEAFISIIDIAEVEGNGFKSPIG
- a CDS encoding SAM-dependent methyltransferase, producing MNKQNINKLKLFLMGLENRFSENCSIFKQIDTTYITGLKEFKGTGIYDNGNIKYNFNGKTETLSINQLFSNITKEAESYECSSLVYSERGSSILISADNKNVTMKSLNVDFVEDEDLNTISSKLPSTHISRTTSTLLNRDYYIKIGSADALLKEIGIMSKDGKIKNDKIRKYNQIDHYVELLEGILDKLPQHQVINILDCGCGKSYLSFVLNYYLTEVKKKKCHFIGLDYSKSIIDSSINMAKNLNYRNMEFHAIDIKDYEPDKTIHVVLSLHACDTATDMALALGIRVNSNIIIAVPCCHREFLKQYSYEPFKNILKQGVFKSRMADILTDGMRSLLLEAKGYDVSVVEYISPLETPKNLMIRAIKTSEENDTAMDEYISLMSNLNVYPALYSFLN
- a CDS encoding ThiF family adenylyltransferase, which translates into the protein MPQHSLSRTELLIGMDSLNKLRESKVVVFGIGGVGSYTVEALVRAGVGKLVLIDDDTICLTNLNRQIHATFKTIGKSKVLVMKDRILEINPKCEVITHETFVTADNMGDIITEDTDYVVDAIDTVASKISLVEHCRKRNINIICCLGTGNKLDPTLFRVADIYDTKVCPLARVIRQELRKRNIDSLKVVYSEETPMRPKLEEVITCKEGCVCTGGSKKCAIKRQIPGSISFVPPVAGMILGGEVIKDLIKSSPAELNSFEEDELTTPEGDLYSNL